One segment of Pseudanabaena sp. ABRG5-3 DNA contains the following:
- a CDS encoding cyclase family protein produces the protein MINQKTVKLLGQHVQLIDLSRPLEPTASEPTPPRIQHISHKDCAEMWEFMFGIPSTALPNGLGFAGEIVEASTHASTHLDAPWHYAPTSEGQPAWTIDEISLDWFAGQAIVLDVSDLPTGYLIEPEDIEKRLEKLSHTITPGEIVLFCTGADAVWGTEEFFGYGCGLGEEAVLYLVDLGVRVIGTDAWSLDRPYPIIGNEWTTLQDPKRLWSAHFAGIKRKYCQIEKLTNLSQLPPVGSTILCFPIKVKGGSGAWSRVVGLVPAG, from the coding sequence TTGATTAACCAAAAGACTGTCAAACTTCTGGGGCAGCATGTTCAACTAATCGACCTCAGTCGTCCCCTTGAACCAACAGCAAGCGAACCCACTCCTCCCCGCATACAGCACATCTCCCATAAAGACTGTGCCGAAATGTGGGAATTTATGTTTGGCATCCCATCAACTGCCCTTCCTAATGGACTAGGCTTTGCAGGTGAAATTGTAGAAGCCTCAACTCATGCCAGTACTCACTTAGACGCACCGTGGCATTACGCTCCAACCTCAGAGGGACAGCCTGCTTGGACAATTGATGAAATTTCACTGGATTGGTTTGCTGGGCAAGCTATCGTTTTGGACGTATCGGATCTACCCACAGGCTATTTGATCGAACCCGAAGACATAGAGAAGCGTTTAGAGAAATTAAGCCACACTATTACCCCTGGCGAGATTGTACTTTTTTGTACAGGAGCAGATGCAGTATGGGGTACAGAAGAATTTTTTGGCTATGGGTGTGGATTAGGAGAGGAGGCGGTTCTTTATCTCGTAGACCTTGGTGTACGAGTGATTGGCACTGATGCATGGAGTTTGGATCGTCCTTACCCAATTATTGGCAATGAGTGGACAACTCTTCAAGACCCAAAACGTTTATGGTCGGCTCATTTTGCAGGGATAAAGCGAAAATACTGTCAAATTGAGAAATTAACCAACTTGAGTCAACTGCCACCAGTTGGTAGCACAATCCTGTGTTTTCCAATCAAAGTAAAGGGCGGTAGCGGCGCATGGTCAAGAGTTGTTGGGTTAGTGCCAGCAGGATAA
- a CDS encoding tetratricopeptide repeat protein, producing MSENNIFLYYLQEIDALHNTGVSYFEQNELSQAEVFISKALNIAYIANDKELETRESKYLALIYRAFLDDRAGFQGNMFENSIYSHIKLESLSDDSDIDTYLANEEKREEIAKLDQLGSDCQDELQYAKAEKFYQRAAELAEELNDLSLMLKERFRLAEMQRMQSKYKAALGTFTWLMEVAYSPDLSRDLTEADLWYVEGGFSNFVEVGRYLPDMAAADLERVCDRGLDWLSSIGKRDWTSGLRSQRGTLWQSQGRKEAALEELEAALALRRRYPDAPSYTLGIHILRVADLLREMAKLEEAENYYREVAESYEFDSHEQQWAWNGLAQVAMLQQDWTNAESYALKSLELARGIESPEQMFESYNVLGDVYWQQKQVEPAISAKIQAWRYVRQMERESDLYASYRDFAEIRLYQATHDTTNGDPQRYIPKAQQWLSRALPLAIRLDRQVNSTERQTEIQNLQGEYLALLQGEST from the coding sequence ATGAGTGAAAATAATATTTTTTTATATTATCTGCAAGAAATAGATGCACTACATAACACTGGTGTTAGCTATTTTGAGCAGAATGAATTATCACAGGCGGAAGTCTTTATATCTAAAGCATTGAACATTGCATATATAGCTAATGACAAAGAATTGGAAACTAGAGAAAGTAAATACCTTGCTCTAATCTATAGAGCATTTTTAGATGATCGGGCTGGTTTTCAAGGCAATATGTTTGAGAATTCTATATATAGTCATATTAAGCTTGAGAGTCTGTCAGATGATAGTGATATTGATACCTACCTCGCCAATGAAGAAAAGCGCGAAGAAATTGCCAAACTTGATCAACTGGGGAGCGACTGCCAAGACGAACTGCAATACGCCAAAGCCGAAAAGTTCTATCAACGCGCCGCCGAACTTGCCGAGGAACTCAACGACCTGTCCCTGATGCTCAAAGAGCGATTCCGCCTTGCCGAAATGCAGCGAATGCAGAGTAAGTACAAAGCCGCCTTGGGGACTTTCACTTGGTTGATGGAGGTTGCCTACAGCCCCGACCTGAGCCGCGACCTGACGGAAGCTGACCTCTGGTATGTGGAAGGAGGTTTTAGTAACTTTGTGGAAGTTGGGCGATATTTGCCCGATATGGCGGCGGCTGATTTGGAGCGGGTGTGCGATCGCGGACTAGATTGGCTGAGTAGCATTGGCAAACGGGACTGGACAAGTGGATTGCGAAGTCAGCGCGGAACGCTGTGGCAAAGCCAAGGACGCAAGGAAGCCGCCCTAGAAGAACTGGAAGCCGCCCTTGCCCTGCGTCGCCGCTACCCAGATGCTCCAAGTTATACGCTGGGCATTCACATATTAAGGGTCGCCGATTTGCTAAGAGAGATGGCGAAACTAGAGGAAGCGGAGAACTACTACCGCGAAGTTGCGGAGAGCTATGAATTTGATAGCCACGAGCAACAGTGGGCATGGAATGGTCTGGCGCAGGTGGCAATGCTACAGCAGGACTGGACAAATGCCGAGAGCTATGCCCTGAAGTCCCTAGAGTTGGCGCGGGGCATTGAGTCACCTGAACAGATGTTTGAATCCTACAACGTACTGGGGGATGTCTATTGGCAACAAAAGCAGGTGGAGCCAGCCATTTCTGCCAAAATCCAAGCATGGCGCTATGTCCGTCAGATGGAGAGAGAAAGCGATCTCTACGCCTCATACCGCGACTTTGCCGAGATCCGCCTCTATCAGGCAACACATGACACAACAAATGGCGATCCCCAGCGCTACATTCCCAAAGCCCAGCAATGGTTAAGTCGCGCCCTCCCCCTAGCGATCCGCCTCGATCGCCAAGTCAACTCCACAGAGCGCCAAACCGAAATTCAAAACCTCCAAGGGGAATACTTAGCCCTGTTGCAAGGTGAATCCACTTAA
- a CDS encoding ATP-binding protein has product MSQNTDQINSEAKSLGIVAQQSEFQIDLQGLIKLLAKNLYAEADVFIREMLQNGHDSVKRRRELQGEGAPPGEIRVRVDRIAGTISFTDNGAGMTETEVREYLSTIGRSGTDAFRQDLVSRGRQAEVTVIGQFGIGLLSAFIVADRVVVETLSWVQGNPAWRWESNGEKTYDLQRGDRKDIGSTVTLYINDKYRDMLSLEELRRGIRKYADFLPLSIYVNDDESPANAVNAPWHKHYDNPKDELLEMSIFVARRFPDNPLSTIPIHLKSPYKVDGVLYVSDNRIPDVNTTGLVDIYQSRMFVVQGYRDMLPSWAKFVRGIIDSPALTLTAARDAVQQDNVQKEIKAQLGDAIIQHLTQLSKDEPTKFQRLCDWHHYHLKGMALRDETFFQSVADLIPFETNQGSMSLQRYFEEAKRLGQSETDLLYFDERGSATQFYMLCEARGLLVVDASQVFEDDFLERYGRLRPEIKLKQLNIGESDFIFEPLKGDEQKEFRSLEQEFMRGMPDRRSIAKAVKFKPESIPALSVMSAAAKNQAKLKQAGDNIALPEEVRKLVKDVLQGERSVPITLYLNVSNPMIQKLAKMPPTEDTRDAYMALYNNSIMLINQILTAQNAEAMFKSFTKVIDRMIAQTDEVQKLNGQIFKLKNEIHELKNLAVAQGSEQTGHVSCFFAMPFDAKYDPLLEATKRILEDKPYSWQVVRADDNLQGLTIVDNVREAIQRSHCYLAEISDANPNVFLEIGMMRNYDDRPIIFLCQEESINLIPADLHGYLYLTYKLSDLNDINSLISKLDTQLSRVLSLIDLKPSIENIYLSSRVLVHQMDLSENFSRKITGRYTTLGDFLASYKKSSAQFIAEEINVKPSSIYHFYELCQEYYGV; this is encoded by the coding sequence ATGTCCCAAAATACTGACCAAATTAACTCGGAAGCGAAATCGCTTGGGATTGTAGCCCAACAAAGTGAGTTTCAGATTGACTTGCAGGGGTTGATTAAGCTGTTGGCAAAAAACTTGTATGCCGAAGCGGATGTGTTTATTCGGGAGATGCTGCAAAATGGGCATGACTCGGTGAAGCGGCGGCGGGAGTTGCAGGGAGAGGGTGCGCCCCCTGGGGAAATAAGGGTGCGGGTTGATCGCATTGCGGGGACGATCTCGTTTACAGACAATGGCGCGGGGATGACGGAAACTGAGGTGCGAGAATATCTTTCGACGATCGGGCGTAGTGGTACGGATGCTTTTCGGCAAGATTTGGTGAGCAGGGGTCGTCAGGCGGAGGTGACGGTGATCGGGCAGTTTGGGATCGGGCTGCTATCGGCATTTATTGTGGCGGATCGGGTGGTGGTAGAAACTTTGTCTTGGGTGCAGGGAAATCCTGCTTGGCGATGGGAAAGTAATGGTGAAAAGACCTACGATTTGCAAAGGGGCGATCGCAAGGATATTGGCTCGACGGTGACGCTCTATATTAATGATAAGTATCGGGATATGTTGTCGCTGGAGGAGTTGCGGCGGGGGATTCGCAAGTATGCGGACTTTTTGCCTTTGAGCATTTATGTCAATGATGATGAGTCTCCTGCAAATGCGGTGAATGCACCTTGGCATAAGCATTACGACAATCCCAAGGATGAATTATTGGAGATGTCGATATTTGTGGCGCGGCGCTTTCCTGACAATCCGCTTTCGACAATTCCGATCCACCTCAAGAGTCCTTACAAGGTAGATGGGGTGCTGTATGTGTCGGACAATCGCATTCCTGATGTAAATACGACGGGGCTGGTGGATATTTATCAGTCGCGGATGTTTGTGGTGCAGGGCTATCGGGATATGTTGCCCTCTTGGGCAAAGTTTGTGCGAGGGATTATTGATTCGCCTGCTTTGACATTGACGGCGGCGCGGGATGCGGTGCAACAGGACAATGTTCAGAAGGAAATTAAGGCGCAGTTGGGGGATGCGATCATTCAGCATTTGACGCAACTCTCAAAGGATGAGCCAACAAAGTTTCAGCGTTTGTGTGATTGGCATCATTACCATTTGAAGGGGATGGCATTGCGGGATGAGACGTTTTTTCAGTCGGTTGCCGATTTGATTCCGTTTGAGACTAATCAAGGTTCGATGAGTTTGCAACGTTATTTTGAAGAGGCGAAACGATTGGGGCAGTCGGAAACCGATTTGCTTTATTTCGACGAGCGGGGCAGTGCGACCCAGTTTTATATGCTCTGTGAGGCGCGGGGGTTGCTGGTGGTGGATGCCAGTCAGGTGTTTGAGGATGATTTCTTGGAGCGCTATGGAAGGTTGCGACCAGAGATCAAGCTCAAGCAGTTAAATATTGGTGAGTCGGATTTTATTTTTGAGCCGTTGAAAGGAGATGAGCAGAAAGAGTTTCGGTCATTGGAACAGGAATTTATGCGAGGAATGCCCGATCGCCGTAGTATTGCCAAGGCGGTGAAGTTTAAGCCAGAATCAATTCCTGCCCTGAGTGTGATGTCGGCGGCGGCAAAAAATCAAGCCAAACTTAAACAGGCGGGGGATAATATTGCTTTGCCTGAAGAAGTAAGAAAGTTAGTCAAAGATGTTTTGCAAGGAGAGCGATCGGTTCCGATTACTTTGTATCTCAATGTCAGCAATCCCATGATTCAGAAACTGGCAAAAATGCCGCCAACGGAGGATACAAGGGATGCGTATATGGCGCTTTATAACAACTCGATCATGTTGATTAACCAGATCCTTACGGCTCAGAATGCAGAGGCAATGTTTAAGAGCTTTACGAAGGTGATTGATCGCATGATTGCTCAGACTGATGAAGTCCAGAAATTGAACGGACAAATTTTTAAGCTGAAGAATGAGATACATGAGCTAAAAAATCTGGCAGTGGCTCAGGGTAGCGAACAAACGGGTCATGTGAGTTGCTTCTTTGCGATGCCTTTTGACGCAAAATACGATCCATTACTTGAAGCAACCAAGAGGATTCTAGAGGATAAACCTTATAGCTGGCAGGTTGTTCGAGCAGATGACAACCTACAAGGACTGACTATAGTTGATAACGTTAGAGAGGCTATTCAACGTAGTCATTGCTATTTGGCTGAAATTAGTGATGCAAATCCGAACGTTTTTCTTGAGATAGGAATGATGCGGAACTATGATGATCGCCCTATTATATTTTTATGCCAAGAAGAATCTATAAACCTTATCCCTGCCGATCTTCATGGATATCTGTATTTGACTTATAAACTCTCTGATTTAAATGATATAAACAGCTTGATTTCTAAGCTAGATACTCAACTTTCACGTGTACTTAGCTTAATAGACCTAAAGCCGTCTATTGAAAATATATATCTTTCAAGTAGGGTCTTAGTACATCAAATGGACTTGAGTGAAAACTTCTCTAGAAAAATCACTGGTCGATATACTACGTTAGGTGATTTTTTGGCTAGTTATAAGAAGAGTAGTGCTCAATTTATAGCGGAAGAGATAAATGTTAAACCTTCTTCTATCTATCACTTTTATGAGCTTTGTCAAGAATATTATGGTGTGTAA
- a CDS encoding TIR domain-containing protein — MARSVFFSFHYQRDIWRVNVVRNHFLTKSGYISAGYWDHSLWETVKRDGDLALKRMINKGLENTSVTVVLIGTETAQRKWVQYEIEKSYERGNGMLGIYIHNIPSINRFRDFQGRNPFDYLLVEQKNKYFYSASNLVPSSNYYPTYDWVLNNGYNNFSTWVENAAKAVGR, encoded by the coding sequence ATGGCAAGAAGTGTCTTTTTCAGCTTTCACTACCAACGCGACATTTGGCGAGTAAACGTAGTTCGTAATCACTTTTTGACAAAATCTGGCTATATCTCCGCAGGCTACTGGGATCACTCACTCTGGGAAACTGTAAAACGGGATGGAGATTTGGCTCTCAAACGGATGATTAACAAAGGTCTAGAAAATACATCAGTAACCGTTGTCCTGATTGGTACTGAAACTGCTCAACGAAAATGGGTTCAGTACGAAATCGAGAAAAGCTATGAGCGTGGCAATGGGATGTTAGGCATCTATATCCACAATATTCCTAGTATCAATCGCTTTAGAGACTTCCAAGGGCGTAATCCTTTTGATTACTTACTAGTTGAACAAAAAAATAAATATTTCTACTCGGCAAGTAACCTTGTCCCATCCTCTAATTACTATCCCACCTATGACTGGGTATTGAATAACGGTTACAATAACTTTAGTACATGGGTAGAAAACGCAGCAAAGGCAGTTGGCAGATGA
- a CDS encoding Mov34/MPN/PAD-1 family protein, protein MAIYLSSEHQLAIQTHAEVAYPEECCGLLLGQIQYSDPPIKIVSEVRAMRNIWNKESALNFQLPSGSHPSSQEMHGVSKIDRYSIDPQEMLNVQQKARECSLEIIGIYHSHPDARAVPSAFDEEIAWPLYSYTIISVFQGQTDDLQSWMLDDKGSFQSEPIHLLETKQIL, encoded by the coding sequence ATGGCTATTTATCTATCCTCTGAACATCAACTCGCTATACAAACCCACGCCGAAGTAGCTTATCCAGAGGAATGCTGCGGTTTGCTTTTGGGTCAGATTCAATACTCAGATCCTCCTATCAAGATTGTTAGTGAAGTTCGTGCGATGCGTAATATCTGGAACAAAGAATCGGCTCTTAATTTTCAATTGCCTTCAGGTTCTCATCCTAGTTCCCAAGAAATGCATGGTGTCAGCAAGATAGACCGCTACAGTATCGATCCTCAAGAAATGCTCAACGTTCAACAAAAGGCACGGGAATGTAGTTTGGAGATTATTGGCATTTATCACTCCCACCCAGATGCTAGAGCAGTACCTTCAGCCTTCGACGAGGAGATCGCTTGGCCACTGTACTCCTATACGATCATTTCTGTTTTTCAAGGGCAAACAGACGATCTACAAAGCTGGATGCTTGATGACAAGGGTAGCTTCCAAAGTGAACCGATTCATCTCTTGGAAACTAAGCAGATCCTCTAA
- a CDS encoding DEAD/DEAH box helicase family protein translates to MTTPQMKFRNILGELTVSKLYGGEHLGVTAPANLDLRAEISKIGKALNKFYEPSVTQTKIIQIPPQLQKVLPNAFCEHEGQIYRRTDYQLELVANQQQRIRSAMSVAKILDLVLRMQQYEDEKELAKLRQILNQKYDEFAIRFGHFTSKENLSIFQEDPNYYRLRALEIDRGKGKSPAKAPIFHQRTVRATPRYRADNAKDALAQCLDAKSYIDLDWIANLIDKSISHIITELEGDIFYNGTIPPATVQETTNAEWITREEFISGNVVARLNKIVAWQESGVPNWLNIDKYQQTISSNQPVPCLPETTDVDIKVRCAIKLGINVNAMTPEELNLILRNTIRVKLGTTWLPEDVIKEFSEQLLSNAGTSTVKFHPDPANIWVIKGDSKLINSPQNKTEWGTTSHTALELIEHALNQKDPKIYDHIQDKQGNVISILNVEATTASRTMQDKIQTAFKAWIWSEGDRAEQLCLHYNQYHNLYRDTVYDGSHLTFPNMAPDFEMRSHQRNFVRRVERQRASFAAHRVGYGKTATMIAAGMELKRKGMAHKVMHVTMKSILPGYSKEFRRLYPEAKILVPNTQEFAKDRRRVLLSQIATHNYDAIILTYEQFFNLQISESTELIFLDEQMSAISSICEATNKEESKQVFRNLEAMRKKISLRIQEIENSDRKDRVIYFEQLGIEALFLDEVQQIKRLQILTTQHNVAGIPTGYSQRAHDSFMKVRYLLTNGKRVIFATGTPLSNTMAEMDIWMRYLQLDLLQQQGLTHFDSFCSRFCETSTALEISPTGKLKSKTRLREFVNMPELMAMWCQVTDIQTAPLAEVKTPKPHYHVMSCKPSPEQIAYMDKLCDRAEAVAKRKVKPEIDNMLKITGDGAKACMHTKLVSPHASEWINNKLLACAWNVWQIWTITVIAKGTQAIFCDRNAPKKDRWNSYCYIHDTLVMLGIPADQIAFIHDYDTDTKKARLFEAINEGKIRIVFGSTSKLGTGVNMQSKLIGLHHIDCPWRPSDLEQREGRGVRQGNEWSDVFIFRYVTEGRNNQAGFDSFLWQAIENKQRMISQVMSGDRTHRTIEDIDETVLNAAQMKAIASGDPLIMERATLEAGLQGLGMQLQAYNDRQFRDKSKIQYLTDMVNTNYPAQIQRIQADLATVATANLKQFISDRGVMLDKALLIDHHITEQVQRLKESYRLTQIQIGQFAGLNVFLSRFGSEVNGYIGMSINSGYEFNAECQQPYSSLLHVVRNAIAAKLTTAQENLERDRQELPILQNRVSQPFEQAQEYEQKSNRLGFLKEMFDAIAHESPVDESDSDNSEEGEKLEESREIFWSRDSIVASQEPPSTAIVEVLRQRTFEDWVSGDADNWLEQIAQIVSNVEIEIPVNGDRLLQLPEAKVFKSMSDFTLGGKELMIPQKNANEQREQLTLF, encoded by the coding sequence ATGACTACGCCACAAATGAAATTTCGCAATATCCTAGGAGAACTAACTGTCTCAAAACTATACGGCGGAGAGCATTTAGGAGTAACCGCCCCAGCCAACCTCGACCTGAGAGCTGAGATCTCCAAGATTGGAAAAGCGCTGAACAAATTCTATGAACCATCTGTAACTCAAACCAAAATAATCCAAATTCCGCCGCAGTTACAAAAAGTATTACCCAACGCCTTCTGCGAACACGAAGGACAAATCTATCGTCGCACTGATTATCAACTGGAATTGGTGGCAAACCAACAACAACGCATTCGATCTGCCATGTCTGTCGCCAAGATCCTCGATCTAGTGCTGAGAATGCAGCAGTACGAAGACGAAAAAGAACTAGCCAAACTGCGCCAAATTCTCAATCAAAAATATGACGAATTCGCAATTAGATTCGGACATTTTACCAGCAAAGAGAACCTGAGTATCTTCCAAGAAGACCCCAACTACTACCGATTGAGAGCATTAGAAATCGACAGGGGCAAAGGCAAAAGTCCCGCTAAAGCCCCCATCTTCCATCAAAGAACAGTCAGAGCCACCCCAAGATATCGAGCCGATAACGCCAAAGATGCTCTAGCCCAATGCCTAGATGCCAAAAGCTATATCGACCTAGACTGGATCGCCAATCTGATCGACAAAAGCATTAGCCATATCATCACTGAGCTTGAAGGCGATATCTTCTATAACGGCACAATCCCACCAGCAACAGTACAAGAAACCACCAATGCTGAATGGATTACCAGAGAAGAATTTATCAGTGGCAACGTCGTCGCTAGACTCAACAAAATCGTCGCATGGCAAGAAAGCGGAGTACCCAACTGGCTGAACATCGACAAATACCAGCAAACCATCAGCAGCAATCAACCAGTCCCCTGTTTACCCGAAACTACAGACGTAGACATCAAAGTACGCTGCGCCATCAAACTTGGTATCAATGTCAATGCTATGACCCCAGAAGAACTAAACCTAATCCTACGCAACACCATCCGCGTCAAACTAGGCACAACATGGCTGCCCGAAGATGTAATCAAAGAATTTAGCGAACAGCTACTGAGCAATGCAGGAACTAGCACCGTCAAATTCCATCCCGACCCCGCCAATATTTGGGTAATCAAAGGTGACAGCAAACTGATCAACTCACCCCAAAACAAAACCGAATGGGGAACCACCAGCCACACCGCCCTCGAACTGATAGAACATGCACTCAACCAAAAAGATCCCAAAATCTATGACCATATCCAAGACAAACAAGGCAATGTCATCAGCATCCTGAATGTAGAAGCCACCACAGCATCGCGGACAATGCAAGACAAAATTCAAACCGCATTCAAAGCATGGATTTGGAGTGAAGGCGATCGCGCTGAACAACTATGTCTGCACTACAACCAATACCACAACCTCTACCGCGACACCGTTTATGACGGCTCACACCTGACTTTCCCCAACATGGCTCCCGACTTCGAGATGCGAAGCCACCAGCGCAACTTCGTGCGGCGAGTGGAAAGACAAAGAGCATCTTTCGCCGCCCATCGGGTTGGTTACGGCAAAACCGCCACGATGATTGCCGCAGGCATGGAGTTAAAACGCAAAGGCATGGCACACAAAGTCATGCATGTAACCATGAAATCCATCCTGCCAGGATACAGCAAAGAATTTCGACGACTGTACCCCGAAGCCAAAATTCTTGTGCCAAACACCCAAGAATTCGCCAAAGATCGCCGTCGCGTCCTGCTGAGTCAAATCGCTACCCATAACTACGATGCGATTATTCTCACCTACGAACAATTCTTCAACCTGCAAATCAGCGAATCAACTGAACTGATTTTCCTAGATGAGCAAATGTCCGCAATTAGCTCTATTTGTGAAGCCACTAACAAAGAAGAATCCAAACAAGTCTTCCGCAACTTAGAAGCCATGCGAAAGAAAATCTCATTACGGATTCAAGAAATCGAAAACAGCGATCGCAAAGACCGCGTGATTTACTTCGAGCAACTAGGTATTGAGGCACTCTTCCTAGACGAAGTACAGCAAATCAAACGACTGCAAATCCTCACCACCCAGCACAATGTTGCTGGCATTCCCACAGGCTACAGTCAACGCGCCCATGACTCCTTCATGAAAGTGCGGTATCTGCTTACCAACGGTAAAAGAGTCATCTTTGCCACAGGCACGCCCCTGAGTAACACGATGGCAGAAATGGACATCTGGATGCGCTATCTGCAACTAGACCTGTTACAACAGCAAGGACTAACCCACTTCGACAGCTTCTGTTCAAGATTCTGTGAAACCAGCACCGCCTTAGAAATCAGTCCCACAGGCAAACTCAAATCGAAAACACGCCTACGTGAATTCGTGAACATGCCCGAACTGATGGCGATGTGGTGTCAAGTCACCGATATCCAGACCGCACCCCTTGCCGAAGTGAAGACCCCGAAACCCCATTACCATGTGATGTCCTGCAAACCATCGCCAGAGCAAATTGCCTATATGGACAAACTCTGCGATCGCGCCGAAGCAGTCGCCAAACGTAAAGTCAAACCCGAAATTGATAACATGCTCAAAATTACGGGTGATGGAGCCAAAGCATGTATGCACACCAAATTGGTATCGCCCCATGCAAGCGAATGGATTAACAACAAACTGTTAGCCTGTGCGTGGAATGTCTGGCAAATCTGGACAATCACCGTGATCGCCAAAGGAACCCAAGCAATATTCTGCGATCGCAACGCACCCAAAAAAGACAGGTGGAATAGCTATTGCTATATCCACGATACCTTAGTAATGCTAGGCATACCTGCCGACCAGATCGCCTTTATCCATGATTACGACACCGATACTAAGAAGGCAAGACTGTTTGAAGCCATTAACGAAGGCAAAATTAGGATTGTCTTTGGTTCCACATCAAAACTGGGAACAGGAGTAAATATGCAAAGTAAACTGATTGGCTTGCATCATATCGATTGTCCGTGGCGACCATCGGATTTGGAACAGCGAGAAGGCAGAGGAGTGCGTCAGGGTAACGAATGGAGTGATGTCTTTATCTTCCGCTATGTCACTGAAGGTAGGAATAACCAAGCAGGATTTGACTCGTTCCTATGGCAAGCGATTGAGAACAAGCAACGGATGATTTCGCAGGTGATGTCGGGCGATCGCACCCATCGCACCATCGAAGACATTGATGAGACTGTTCTTAACGCCGCCCAAATGAAAGCGATCGCGTCGGGCGATCCCCTGATTATGGAACGGGCAACCCTCGAAGCTGGATTGCAAGGATTAGGAATGCAATTGCAAGCCTATAACGACAGGCAGTTCAGGGACAAATCCAAGATTCAGTATCTCACTGACATGGTAAATACCAACTATCCCGCCCAAATTCAGCGTATTCAAGCCGACCTAGCCACAGTTGCCACAGCAAACCTGAAACAATTCATCAGCGATCGCGGAGTGATGCTGGATAAAGCCTTACTCATCGATCATCACATTACCGAACAAGTGCAAAGGTTGAAAGAGAGCTATCGATTGACCCAAATCCAAATCGGACAATTTGCAGGACTGAATGTATTTCTGAGCAGATTTGGCTCAGAGGTGAATGGGTATATTGGCATGAGCATCAATTCAGGCTATGAATTTAATGCAGAGTGCCAACAGCCCTATAGTTCGCTCTTGCATGTGGTGAGAAATGCGATCGCCGCCAAACTCACCACAGCCCAAGAAAATCTCGAACGAGACCGACAAGAACTGCCAATACTGCAAAATCGAGTCAGTCAACCCTTTGAGCAAGCACAGGAATACGAGCAGAAATCGAATCGGTTAGGATTCCTGAAGGAGATGTTTGATGCGATCGCCCATGAATCCCCTGTCGATGAAAGTGACTCAGACAACTCTGAAGAGGGAGAGAAACTAGAAGAATCGCGAGAAATCTTCTGGTCAAGAGACTCCATTGTCGCGTCCCAAGAGCCACCATCAACAGCGATCGTGGAAGTACTGAGGCAAAGGACATTTGAGGATTGGGTATCAGGTGATGCTGATAACTGGCTTGAACAAATCGCGCAGATTGTTAGCAATGTTGAGATTGAAATTCCTGTGAATGGCGATCGGCTTTTGCAGTTACCAGAAGCTAAGGTATTCAAGTCAATGTCTGACTTTACGTTAGGAGGTAAGGAACTTATGATTCCACAAAAGAATGCAAATGAGCAAAGAGAACAATTGACATTGTTCTAG
- a CDS encoding vWA domain-containing protein has protein sequence MCDRDRHIWDGITGQNFTGKLIKLTILALFPVFAQGYIERSLLQRELISRDPLARGPIVICLDSSGSMQGQPEIWSKAIALALLSIAVSQKRHCRILHFTDIVERIDDFAGEIPDTNHVIDCIEKFYNGSSTSFTAALTGALASIQKHEQTKKADVILITDGLDTPSTQFIEHWQIDRKKYEFSCYGILITSGNLGNYASTISKLCDHHVQITDLTEDIEVSNCLYSI, from the coding sequence ATGTGCGATCGCGATCGGCATATTTGGGATGGTATCACGGGGCAAAACTTCACTGGTAAACTAATCAAACTTACAATTCTTGCTCTGTTTCCGGTATTTGCCCAAGGGTACATCGAGCGATCGCTCCTGCAACGCGAACTAATCAGCCGCGACCCCCTAGCCAGAGGACCGATCGTTATTTGTCTAGATTCCAGTGGGTCAATGCAAGGGCAACCAGAAATCTGGAGCAAAGCGATCGCCCTCGCCCTATTGAGTATCGCCGTCAGCCAAAAGCGCCACTGCCGCATCCTGCACTTCACCGACATAGTGGAACGCATTGATGACTTTGCAGGCGAAATTCCCGACACCAATCATGTAATTGACTGCATCGAAAAGTTCTACAACGGCAGCAGTACCAGCTTCACCGCCGCCCTCACAGGAGCATTAGCCTCAATCCAAAAGCACGAACAAACCAAGAAAGCCGATGTCATCCTCATCACCGACGGACTTGACACCCCATCCACGCAATTTATCGAGCATTGGCAAATAGACAGAAAAAAGTATGAATTTAGCTGCTACGGCATCTTGATTACCAGTGGCAACCTTGGTAACTATGCCAGCACCATCAGCAAACTATGCGATCACCATGTCCAGATAACAGATCTCACCGAGGACATCGAAGTATCCAACTGTCTATACAGCATCTAG